A single Candoia aspera isolate rCanAsp1 chromosome 7, rCanAsp1.hap2, whole genome shotgun sequence DNA region contains:
- the AMDHD1 gene encoding probable imidazolonepropionase: MAGGEYKLLLEGAQQVVLVCTQGEQYLLEAGMQQVAVRENASVVVGKDGCIKAVGDAKAIREQFSGVTFEKIIDCSGKCILPGLVDAHTHPVWAGDRVHEFAMKLAGASYMDIHQAGGGIHFTVEQTQKAQEDELLKSFKIRLLRMLRAGTTLVECKSGYGLNLETEIKMLRVIEQAKRELDIGISSTYCGAHAVPKGKNAIEAANDIINTHLPKLKELDLNDEIHIDNIDVFCEKGVFDLSSTRRILQAGKAVGLHMNFHGDELHPMKCAELGAELGAQAVSHLEEISDEGIVAMAQAKCAAVLLPTTAYILRLKQPQARKMLKEGVIVALGSDFNPNAYCCSMLMVMHLACVNMMMSMKEALAAATINAAYALGRSHTHGSIEKGKQGDLIIINSPRWEHLIYQFGGHQELIEYVIIKGNIVYKNDSILEY, from the exons ATGGCCGGCGGGGAGTACAAGCTGCTGCTCGAAGGCGCTCAGCAAGTGGTGCTTGTTTGCACCCAAGGCGAGCAGTATCTCCTGGAGGCCGGCATGCAGCAGGTGGCCGTGCGGGAAAACGCCAGCGTGGTGGTCGGCAA AGATGGGTGTATAAAGGCAGTCGGTGATGCAAAGGCCATTCGTGAGCAATTCTCCGGAGtaacttttgaaaaaataattgaTTGTTCAGGGAAGTGCATTTTACCAG GTCTAGtagatgcacacacacatcctGTATGGGCTGGTGACAGGGTTCATGAATTTGCAATGAAG TTGGCAGGTGCTTCCTATATGGATATTCATCAAGCTGGAGGAGGAATACATTTCACTGTGGAGCAGACTCAGAAAGCCCAAGAAGATGAGCTCCTCAAAAGTTTCAAAATCCGGCTGTTACGGATGCTCAGAGCAGGCACCACTTTGGTTGAATGCAAAAGTGGATATGGTTTAAACCTAGAAACAGAAATTAAGATGCTCAGAGTCATTGAACAGGCTAAAAGGGAATTGGACATTGGTATTTCTTCTACTTACTGTGGAGCCCATGCAGTACCTaa aGGGAAAAATGCTATAGAAGCTGCTAATGACATTATCAACACTCATCTTCCTAAACTGAAGGAACTTGACCTTAATGATGAAATACATATTGACAATATAGATGTCTTCTGTGAGAAGGGTGTCTTTGATCTGAGTTCTACCAGAAGAATTCTTCAGGCGGGAAAAGCTGTAGGGTTACACATGAACTTCCATGGGGATGAGCTGCATCCAATGAAATGTGCTGAG CTTGGAGCTGAACTGGGAGCACAAGCTGTAAGTCACCTAGAAGAAATTAGTGATGAAGGCATTGTTGCCATGGCCCAGGCAAAATGTGCAGCTGTCCTATTGCCAACCACTGCCTACATCCTGAG attgaaACAGCCTCAAGCTAGAAAAATGTTGAAAGAGGGAGTAATTGTGGCTCTTGGCAGTGATTTTAATCCAAATGCTTACTGCTGTTCTATG CTGATGGTCATGCATTTAGCCTGTGTAAACATGATGATGTCCATGAAAGAAGCCTTAGCTGCTGCCACCATTAATGCTGCTTATGCTCTTGGGAGATCTCACACCCATGGTTCTATTGAAAAAGGCAAACAGGGAGATCTCATTATCATTAACTCTCCAAG GTGGGAACATTTAATCTATCAGTTCGGCGGCCATCAAGAATTGATTGAGTATGTAATTATTAAAGGAAACATAGTTTACAAAAATGACAGCATTTTGGAATACTAG